The nucleotide window GCAGAAGCTGCAGAAGGTACAATCAGAAAAATGTTTGCAAGAAGCATCGGAGAAAATGCTGTTCACGGTTCAGATTCTGACGAGAATGCATTAATCGAAGCTCAATTCCATTTTTCAGGAAGAGAGATTTTCTAAGAAAATCATCTTATACAATAAAAAATCCGGAGAATTTTCTCCGGATTTTTGTTTTTCTGTGCAGAGGCTTATTAAAGATTATTTTCAATAGCTCCTACGTTTTCTCTGTACAGCTCAAGAGGTTTATCAAGTAAAACTGCAATGACGGTCATCTGTTTGTCCAGTCTTTCTTTAGGAATATCAATGTAAATGATTCCCGGCCTGTCACTCCAGTAAAGTTTATTGTAAATGGTATGGGTAAGCATGCTGCCTTCCCCTGCGATTCTTATTCTGGCAATGTTGTTTTTTATCCCTTTCAGTGCAATTGGTCCCGTTGGAATTCCTTCCACAAAAAGATAAAGTGTCTGTTTGTCTTTTGATAAAGCACTCATTCCCGGAAAATGACCTTCCGGCAGTCCTTTTCCTGTTTCAAATAAAACTTCTGCATGTTTGCTTATCCATTGCAGCGTTTCCGGATTTGTTGCAGGAGTTTTTTTGATTTTCATGTCAAGGCCATCATTGGTTAAGCCTGCATTTGTGATCAGATTATTACCATTATGTAAGGCATTGGCCAAATCATAAACTGCTTCCTTGGTATTTTTGTTTTCCAGTATTTCAGCAAGAGGATGTTCTTTCTTTTTAAAATCATTCAGAAACACAGGAGATGTGTCAAAAGTAAGTTCTGCCACTGTGACATCTTTGTCAAATTTTACATCGGAAAAATTCAATGTCAGAGTTTTTTCAGTGTTATAATCCGTTTTAACAACAGCGGATGGTTCTCCGATGATTTTTACTGAAAGAGGTTTTGTTACCAATCCATAAATCTTTGTGAAATTTTTGGCTTCTTCAAGATACAGGAATAAAGACTTTTTGGAGACCGACAAAGAAGATTTCCCTTTGTAATTTTCGAAAGGAATTCCGCGGGTTGTTTCGTAAATGGCATGCTGATTTTTTGAGGTCCAGCGTCCCAGGTTTTTAAGAATCTCAACCTGCTCCTCCGGAATGCTGCCATCTGATCTGGGACCGATATCAAGCAGGAGGTTTCCTCCCATGCTGATTACATCTGCCAGCGTTCTGACAATCATATTAGGAGTTTTATAACTTTTGTCAAAGGGTTGGTATCCCCAGGAATCATTCATGGTATAGCAGAGTTCCCAATAAGGATTCTGAGGCGGAACTACCGGGACACCTTGTTCCGGAGTATCATAATCTCCGTGATTGTTGAGCCTGGAATTGATAATGATATTGGGATTGTGTTTCCTGAGCAAATCTAAAGTCTGAGAAGCCTGCCATTCCTCTGAAGTATGCTCCCAGTCCCCATCGAACCAAAGAAGATCCGGAGAATACTGAGAAGAAAGTTCGTTAAGCTGGCTCTGATAATAGCTGATGAAACGCTGCCAGCGTGCAGGATCGTTTTTGAGTTCATAACGCTTTTTTGTCCGGGTATTGATATCATAATAAGGATGACTCCAATCCGGTAAGGAGAAATAAAGTCCTGTTTTTAATCCGGACTTTTTCAATGCAGAAACAAAAGGGCTTAAAACATCCTTTTGGGCCAGTGAATTTTGAGGAATAGTTGTCGCTTTTTCTGCTTTTGAGTTCCACAATGAAACTCCGTCATGATGTTTTGTTGTTATCACCGCATATTTTGCTCCGGATTCCCTGATGAGATTTACCCATTGTTCCGGTTGATATTTTGAAGCTGAAAAACCATTCAGCTGTTTCATATAATTTTCGTGATTAATGTAATTATTGAAGAATGACCAGGATTCGGAGATTCCGTTGACGGAGTAAATTCCCCAATGAATAAAGATACCCAGCTTGGCATTTTTAAACCATTCCATTTTTTTGCTGTTGCCGGCTGCTTGCTCCTGTGCACCAATAGTACCCGCAGATAATATCAGGCCAAGGAAAACAGCTTTAATCAGACTGCTTTTCATATATAGATTTATTTTAACATTAAATATAAATAAAGAAAACATTCCAGGATAAAATAGTTTTAATATTTAGCAATAATTATTATCAAACAGTTTCTTATTATTGTATTTTTAGAAATGGAACGTTTATTGTAAAATTTACCTGAAAAAAGCAATTATGAAAATTCCGGCAATATTAATGGCAAGTTTATTAGCGGTAGGAGTATCTGCACAGACTACCAGGCCTGCAGCTAAAACAAAAAAGCCTGTTAAAAAAGTAAAGAAAGCTGCTGCTTCGGATACGGCTGAAAAGAAAAAACCGGGAACTCCTAAACCGGTCGTAAAAAAAGATACACTTGTGCTTCATGGATACGGCTGCCCGGCCTGCGGAATGGGATAAGAGATGAGAAAGCCCATGTTAGGAGTATCAATGATGGCAGAAGCAGACTTTGTTTCTGCTATTTTACCATTGCTGCAGAATAATTCCATTGATGTGCTGGAATGGTCTTTTGATACCCTTTATCATCCAAATGAACCGGACTGGCTTCGTGATTTGTTAAACTTTTACGCAGAGAACGGCCGTTTGATAGGTCATGGTGTTTACTATTCTTTGTTTGATGCAAGATGGACAGAAAGACAGGATGAATGGCTGAAAAAGCTTAAAGAAGAAGTCAGGCTCCGGAATTACAACCATATTACTGAACATTTTGGTTTCATGAATACGGAAAATTTTCATCAGGGAGTGCCATTACCGGTCTCTCTGCATCCAAAAACTTTACAAATAGGAAAAGACAGGCTTTGCAGACTTCAGGAAGCGGTGGATATTCCTGTAGGGATAGAGAATCTGGCATTTTCTTTTTCCGTAGATGATGTCAAAGAGCAAGGAGTATTTCTTGATCAGCTGACAGAAGATACAAATGGATTTCTGATTCTTGATCTCCATAATATTTATTGTCAATCCTGTAATTTTGGGGTAGAAATGAAAGAGATCGTTGATTTATACCCTCTGAATAAGGTAAAAGAGATTCATCTTTCAGGAGGAAGCTGGCAGGAGAGTGCTTACGGGAAAAAGCAGGTGAGGAGAGATACTCATGATGACGTCATTCCGCAGGATATTCTTTCGGTTTTACCCTCTGTAATGGAACAATGCCAAAATCTGGAATATATTATTATTGAAAGACTCGGGCATACTGTAAAAACGGAAGAAGAAAAAGTTTCTTTCCTGAATGATTTTAATACTGTCAGAAAGATTATTGAAATATCCGACTTGAAACTGGCAGAAAGGAACTGGATGAAAAAAGAAATGATACTTCCGGAGAAACCTTTGGAAGATAGGGTGCTGTATGAAGAACAATCGGAGCTTACTAAGCTTCTTTTTGAAAATGCTGATGCTGCAGTTATTAAAAATCATGACTTTCATTATTTCAAAACAGAAAACTGGGATTCTGAAATGATTCTTACAGCGCAGAACATCATTAAAAAATGGAATCCTTATTAAATTCTATTCTGATAACCAAAATCAAATTATATGAAAATGACAACATTAGTATTGATCATTACCTCTGTTCTCACTGCTTTGATAGGAGGACTTTTTTATGCTTATTCATGTTCTGTGGTCCTCGGGCTGGGAAAGCTGTCTGATCCGGAATACCTGAAAGCTATGCAGAACATCAACCGGGAAATCCTTAATCCTGTCTTCTTTATGAGTTTTATGGGTACTGTAGTTCTGCTTCCTGTTTCAATGTTTTTGTTTCGTGGACAACAGTCTGTCTTTATTTTTCTCCTTCTGGCTACATTGGCTTACCTGATTGGAGTTTTTGGGGTTACGGTTGCCGGAAATGTTCCGATGAATGATGCTCTGGATAAGTTTGATATTAAAGGTTCCAATACGGAAGCGATCAGACAGATGCGGGAAAATTTTGAAAACAGATGGAATTTCCTGAATAATATAAGAACTGTTTTTTCTGTCATTTCTATCATTTTTGTAGTCTGTGCTTGTGTCTGGAATAAGGAAGTATAAAAATTATAATGGAATTAGGTAAAAATACGCAAATGTCAGATTCAGTATTTCTACGGATGTGTACGTGTGGTTTTATTCAGATCTTTGTCTTGTTAGTAAGACAGTTTTAAACATTTTCAACAAGTTGAAAAAAAGATTATAACCAAGACGACTTAAGTTTCCAAACAAGAGAAAAGGCAGCCAACGGCTGCCTTTTGTGTATGATAAAAGATAATCTTAAATCTTTAAAAGTTCGATCGTTCTTTCCGGGCTTTCAGCTGAGAAAACAGCATTTCCTGCAACAAGAACGTCGGCGCCGGCTTCAAATAATTTAGAAGCGTTGTCAAGATTTACACCTCCGTCTACCTCAATAAGTGCTGTAGAATTGTTACTTAAGATCAGATCTTTGGTTTCAGCAATCTTTTTATAGGTATTTTCGATGAACTTCTGACCTCCAAATCCCGGGTTTACGCTCATTAATAATACAAGATCGACATCTGCAATAATATCTTCAAGCATTAACACCGGAGTGGAAGGATTTAAAACTACACCCGCTTTTGCCCCTTTATTCTGAATATGATGAATGGTTCTGTGAAGATGGGTACATGCCTCATAATGTACAGAAACAAGGTCTGCACCAAGATTGATAAATTCATCAACATATTTTTCAGGTTCCACAATCATCAGGTGAACATCTACAAATTTTTTAGCATGCTGCTGAACGGTTTTCATTACCGGAAAACCAAATGAAATGTTGGGTACAAATCTGCCGTCCATTACATCAACGTGGAACCAGTCGGCCTGAGAATTGTTCAGCATTTCAATTTCTCTTTGCAGATTCCCGAAGTCTGCAGATAAAAGGGATGGAGCAATAAGCTTCGTTTTCATTTTTACTTTTTATACTTTTACTTTATATTATCCTATTGAAAATGAACGGTCATTGGTGAAATAATAATAAGTCAGATATCCTGTTATTATCATCACTTCTATGATGGAAACCTTTTTATAGCTAATGTTTCTGATTAAAAACCTGTCGATTACAAAAAATCCGAACAAAACCAACAGGAAAATTATTTCTACTGTAACCCCCAGGCTCCCGCTTTCAGGAATGGTCAATAACTGATAGACAATTAAAGGAATTCCAAGTACGGCCAGGATGATAAATACAATAGAGATAAAAGTTGGCTTTTTGATTAAATCAGAAATTGCGTTCATTTTAATGATATTTCAGTTTCATTTCCGGCTTGATCTTAAGGACCGTTTCGTAGATAAGTTTAATAACATTAGCTACATCTTCCTTAGACACCATTTCTACCGTAGTATGCATATAACGCAAAGGTAAGGAAATTAACGCACTTGGTACTCCGCCGTTAGAATGGGCAAAGGCATCTGTATCAGTTCCTGTAGCTCTGCTGGCTGCGGCTCTCTGGAAAGGAATTTTTTTAGCCTTTGCAGTATCAATGATTAATTCTCTGATGGTGTGGTGAACGCTCGGTGCAAAGAAAACTACCGGACCTGCACCACATTTCTGGTCACCTTCTTTTTTCTTTTCAATCATCGGAGTGGTAGTATCATGGGTGACGTCCGTTACAATGGCAATATTCGGTTTGATAGTATCAGCAATCATATCTGCTCCATATAAGCCTACTTCTTCCTGTACGGAATTAGTGATGTAAAGCCCGAAAGGAATTGATTTCTTATTTTCTTTTAAAAGTCTTGCTACTTCAGCAATCATAAAACCTCCGATTCTGTTGTCCAAAGCTCTGCACACAAAATAACGGTCGTTCATTTCAAAGAATTCGTCAGGATAAGTAATCATGCATCCTACATATATTCCCATTTCTTCGACTTCCTTTTTGGAAGTAGCGCCACAGTCTATAAAAATATTTTCGATTTTTGGAGTCGGCTCATTCTGGTTTGTTCTTGTATGAATGGCCGGCCATCCGAATACTCCTTTTACAATTCCGTTTTCTCCGTGAATATGCACCACTTTGGAAGGGGCAATGGTCTGGTCTGAGCCTCCATTTCTGATGACATAAATCAATCCATCGTCAGTAATATAATTAACATACCATGAGATTTCATCAGCATGCGCTTCAATCACTACTTTAAATTCAGCTTCCGGATTGATAATCCCATAGCAGGTTCCATAATGGTCTATTTCTATCTTATCTACATACGGTCTGATGTAATCCATCCAGACTTCCTGTCCTTTATGTTCGTAACCTGTTGGTGATGAAGTGTTTAGGTATTTTTCTAAAAATTTCAAAGATTTCTTTTCAAATTTCATAAAAAGGAATGATTTTTGCGTTCAATTTTTGTTCTTATAAGTGTAAAAATAATGAATTTTAGTAAGATTATCTGCCTTTTTATTCTCTTTTTTGGAGTCAGTGTTTTCGGTCAGAAGGATGGTATTGTGGCAAAACCTCTCAATCAATACCCGCCCGAATCTCTGAAAGTGGATGAATTCGGTAATAAATATTATTACGACGAGCAGCAGAAAATTAAGGTTTATGAAATCAATGGAGAACCTGTCGTCGTTTTAGATGAACTGGTATTGGTGAACAAGCCACGGTTTAACAATCAGCTGGATAAGAATTACTATTACTTCCTGAATAAAAAACTCTATAGGGTATATCCGTTATTTGTTACCGCATTGCAGCAGTACAGGGATATTCAGAAAGATATGAATGATATGGATAGTAAAGCCAAGAGAAAGTTTGTAAGAGAGAGACAGAATATACTGGCTGACCAATATGAGAAACAACTGAGAGATCTTACTACTACCGAAGGACAGGTTTTTGCAAAACTGATGAACAGGGCTACCGGTAAAAATGTCTTTGAAATTATCAAAGAACTTAGAGGTGGATGGAGCGCTTTCTGGTGGAATGTAAAAGGAAAAATGGCTGATATTGATCTGAAAGAACGTTATGACCCTCATACCAACAGAAGTGATGAATTTATAGAATCACTGCTGCAGTCCAATTGGAACTCAGGTTATTTACAGCCTTACCCGGGAGCAAGCGATTTTAAAGTAAAGAAATAATATAAATTCCTGTAAGATTACTTACAGGAATTTTTCTTTTAATTTATTAAATACAATTTTATCTATCGGAAGCGGGAAAGGATTGTCTGGTCTGTCAATATCAATCCATTCTGTTTTTTCAATACAGGGATCCATAATAATAAAATCTTCTTCATTGATGATGTCTACAATATAATATATGGTAAGCAGCTGTTCATTTTCTCTGAAACGGGAAACAAGAAAGTTTTCCTGGGTGTAGAAATGTTCCAGTACATTTATTTTTACATTCAGTTCTTCATCAAACTCACGATGCAGGCATTCCAGTACGCCTTCTCCGTATTCCAGTCCGCCACCCGGAAATTTCATTAAAGGTTCGCCGGCATATTCTTCAAATAAGGTTAAAACCTGTTTATCTTTTACCGCACATGCATACACTCTAATGTTGATCTTATCTATCATATATATAATGTATAATATTTTGTATAGCTAATGTAAGGAAATTTTACAGAGGTGAAAAGGCGAAATAGGGAAAAAACAAAATAGCTGAAAAGCAAATTTGAAGATCCGCTTCTGGATAGTTTTTGCCTTTTAGCAATTTTGCCCCTTTGCCTTTTACAGTTTCACTGCGTTAATCATCTCTCTTTTCCCCGGCGGGCCCTGTTTTTTTTCAACCTGGAAATTCAATTCCTGAAGAATTCTTCTTACGCTGCCTTTTGAAGAATAAGTTGTTAATAATCCGTTAATGGCCATTTTGTCAGCAACCAGCTCAAATAACGGTTTTTCCCAAAGGTCAGGCTGTACTCTGGCGCCAAAACAATCAAAGTAGACAAGGTTAATTTCAGGCAGATCAATGTCTTTCAGGTCAAAAAAATCACATTCTATCTTTTTTAGGTTGAATCCACTAATAATTTCTACTGACTTTTCCCAATCTGACAGATGAATTTTCTGATAAATATTTTTTAACTCCGGGTTATCAAAAAGTTCATCGTAAGCCAAATCTTTAACTTCGGATTCATTTATGGGGTATTTTTCGAGCGAAAAATAATTGATGACATGATTTTTGTCAGTTTTTAAATATTCATTAATTGTTACCAAAACATTCAAACCTGTTCCAAAACCGAGTTCTAAAATATTAATTTCGCAATCATTTATCAAATTCAGTCCATTTTTGATAAACACGTGTTCGGCTTCCTGTAGTGCCCCGTGATGAGAATGGTAGTTTTCATTTAATTCATTGATAAACAATGTTTTACTACCATCGTTTGTGGTCTTAATTTCTCTTTTCAAGCTATTTTTTTGTCAAATTTACTCTAAAATTTTTATATTTAGAAAATTATGTTAAATTTGTAGAACATCGTAAAAATTTTAAAAAATGATAATTCAAAAAACTGAAAACTCCAGAATTTCTACATTTGACCCTAACAATTTTTCATTCGGAAATACTTTCATCGATCATATGATCATTTGTGAGTATGAAAACGGAAAATGGGGTGATGTAAAATTAGTTCCTTACGGTCCGATTCCATTTACACCTGCTATGATGGGAGTAAATTATGGACAAGCTTGTTTTGAAGGTATGAAAGCCTATAAAGACAAAGACGGGCAGGTTTTCCTTTTCAGGCCTGAAAAGAATTTTGAACGTATCAATAAGTCAGCGAAGCGTCTTGCTATGCCCGAAGTGACTGAAGAAATGTTTTTAGACGGATTAAAAGCATTAGTAGATATCGACAGAGATTGGATTCCACAGGGGGAAGGAATGTCTCTTTATATCAGACCTTTGATTTTTGCTACAGAAGAAGCTTTGAAAGCAAGAGTTTCGAATAAATATATGTTTGCTATCGTTGCAACGCCAGCGAAGAGTTATTATTCAGAACCGGTATCAGTGAAAATTTCTGACCACTATTCAAGAGCTGCAAACGGAGGAGTAGGTTCTGCAAAAGCTGCAGGGAACTACGCTGCTTCTTTCTATCCTACACAATTGGCTATAGAAGAAGGATATGAGCAGATCATCTGGACAGATGATGCTACTCACGAATATTTCGAAGAAAGTGGTACAATGAACGTATTTGTAAGAATCAACGATACAATCTATACACCTCCGACTTCTGAAAAAATCCTTGACGGAGTAACAAGAGACAGCTTTATTCAGTTGGCAAAGAGAAGAGGAATCGAAGTAAAAGTAGAGCCTATAGCTGTAAAAACAGTAATTGAAGCTTTAAAGAACGGTTCTCTTAAAGAAGTTTGGGGAGTAGGTACGGCTGTAGTAACCACTCAGTTCCAGGCTTTAGGATACCAGGGAGAAAAACTTGATCTTCCAAGATTATCTGATGAAGAAAGCTTTGCAGCGATCCTTAAGAAAGACCTTGTAGACTTACAAACGAACCTGTCTGAAGATCCTTTCGGATGGAGAGTTATTGTAGACCACGCTTTGGAAACAGTATAATAGCATAAAATAACAATATGAAAGCCGGGTTTTTCCCGGCTTTTTTGTATCTATGTATTTATAAAAATGTATGAATAGTTTAAGATCAGATTCATATTTTATTACATTCACACATTTCTTAACCAAGTTTTGTAATTAATTCCCGAAATGTGTATTTTCGCAAAAGTTTATGAAAAAAATACTCTTCATATCAGCCATAAGCCTGTTGAGCTGCAACAGAAATGCCCAGACGGCTCATCCTCCTGTAGGCGGTGTTTTAAGCCAGAAAGATCTGGATGTTTCCAAAAACAGGATGAAAAACTTAAATACTATAGAACGGGGCCAGATTCAGGACTGGATCAATGGCCAGTCTGTAAAGTATTATCCTACGCAGCTTAATTACTGGGTAACGGTGGAAGGTTATGATCAGAGAGAAAAAAGGAAGGATGAAACCATGATTTCCTATTCCTATGATCTGTATGATTTTGACGAGACTAAAATCTATGACAAGCCTTTTGAAAGGAGAGATGCCAGATTCGGGCATTTTGATGAACTGAAAGCGGTGGAGAATGCTTTACGTTTTATACGGGATGGAGAGGAAGTAACGCTTTTGGTACCGTCTTCACTGGCTTACGGAACCTACGGAGACGAAAAGAAAATAGACAACGACATTCCATTAATCATAAAATTAAAAGCTCTATAATACATGAAATTGTTTAACAAGAATATAATTCTGGCAGCGGCAAGTATTTCGCTGATGAGTTGTACCCCAATTTATAAAAAAATGAACGTAGACAAAGAAACTTACGAAGGTCTTAATGACGGACTTTATGCCAATCTTCAAACCACAAAAGGAAATATGATTGTGAAGTTTGAAGACAAGAAAGCACCAGTAACTGTAGCCAACTTTATCGGTCTTGCAGAAGGGAAAATCGATAACAAAGCTAAGGCTAAAGGAGTTCCTTACTATGACGGAACTATTTTCCACAGAGTAATCAAAGATTTCATGATCCAGGGAGGTGACCCTCAGGGAACAGGTATGGGAGATCCGGGATATAAATTCGAGGATGAAAGAAATGACCTTAAACACACAGGAAAAGGGATCCTTTCTATGGCGAACTCAGGACCTAACACAAACGGTTCCCAGTTCTTTATTACTGAAGTAGCTACTCCTTGGTTGGACGGAAGACATACGATCTTCGGAAAAGTAGTAAAAGGAACTGAAGTGATTGATGCTATTGCTAACGTTGAAAAAGGAGCTCAGGATAAGCCTAAAACAGATATCGTTTTAGAAAAAGTTTCTGTTTTCAGCAAAGGTGACGAGTACAAACACTACGATGCAGCTAAAACTTTTAACGAAGGAAAAGCTAAAATCGCAGAAAACAATAAAGCTTTCATCGCTAAAGAAGAAGCTGAAAGAAAGAAAAAAGAAGAAGAATTCAAAGCTAACCAGGAGAAATTGGTAGAAAGCCTGAAAGCTGGTATGCAGAAAACTGAATCCGGTCTTTATTATAAAATCACAAAAACAGCTGACGGTAAAGCTCCAAAAGCTGGTGACAATGTATCTGTACACTATGCAGGTAAATTAGTGGACGGAACTGAGTTTGATTCTTCATTCAAAAGAAATGAGCCGATCGAAATTCCAATCGGAATGGGAAGAGTAATCAAAGGATGGGATGAAGGGATCCTTTTATTGAAAGAAGGTGAAACAGCAACATTATTGATTCCGCCGGCAATGGCTTACGGAGAAAGAGGAGCAGGAGGGGTAATCCCGCCAAACTCATGGTTGGTTTTCGATGTTGAGCTTGTAAAAGTAAAATAATTGAATCTTCAAAATATGGTAAAAGCCGTCCGAAAGGATGGCTTTTTTATTTTGCTCAAAATATTCTGTAACGATCTGAGTCAATATCACGACATATTTTACAGTTGGAAAGTTTAATAATTTTTCTGGCAAAAATGTAACACCCTTCAATCATGAAAACCAAATCACTTCTGCTTCTGTTCGTTATGCTGTCTTTTATGGCTTTTTCACAGACCAGGGCAAATCCGGACGATGCCGCAATAAAAAAATCACTTACTTATTTTGTAAACAGCATTCAATCTAAAAAGATCGATCAGGCGGTAAGCTGTATATATCCAAAATTCTTCACGATAGTTTCAAAAGAGCAGATGACCCAAATTTTGAATATGACTTACAATAATCCATTCATGAAAATTGAAGTACAGGATTTAAAGTTTGGAACTATTGAAAAACCTGAACTCATTACCGGTGAATATTTTTCTATCACCCATTACTTTTTGAAACTGAAATGCAACGTCAGTTCATTAAATGATGACATGAAAAAGAAAATGAGCGGTGCCTTAACAGCTAAGTACGGTGCGGATAATGTGAAATATGTAGCCAGCGAAGGTTCTTATCTCATCAACGCTGGTATGAAAACCTGTGCGGTTTCAAAAGATAAAAAGGCGTGGAAATTTGTGATGCTTGAAAAGGAATATAAAAAAGAACTGGTGAAAATTTTACCGAAGAAAATTCTGGATAAGTTTTAAAGATTAAGCAGTAAGTGCTGGTTTTATATAAGCATAGAGCTGTCATGAAGAAACACTTCTTTATTTTCTGTAAATACCGTAAAAATACGGATTTCGGTAAGGAGTTATTACTTCTATCTTTATCCAGCACTTATAAGAAACAAAATAAATATGTTGGATCTGAATTACGATGAGATAAAAAAGGAAATAGAGTCGGAAGTATGTGAAACGCACAATCTGCATCCGGAACTGATTAAAACAGATGAAGGCTTCGGTATCAAAGCCTGTTGCGAGCCTTTCAGGGAAAAAATGGTTGAAAAATCCGGAAAAATGATCGAGGAAGAAACCCAGAAGATCCTCGAAAAAATGCTGAAGAATATGTTTAAAGAATAAATTTTTACGATGTGATGATAGCACTTGTTGTTATCACGGGAGCTGCTCCAGAAGGAGTGGCTTTTTTTGTTGGAAATGAAAAATATATTTTTTAAATAACTTGAATAATAAAAAACCGCCCCAAAACAGGGCGGTTTTCCAAGTAAAAATAAATTGAAAGTTATATGTTTTGTTATCTTTTCTTCACACGTGTTCCGGCCAGGGAACTGATGAATACAAGGCCAAACCCGATATAAGCGGCAAATGCCGTCAGGTATATAATTAAGCTGTTAAAGCTTGGTTTTGTGGCGTATACCAACACAGAAAATGCAGCAAAACTCAACACCAGCATTAGGCTCCATATATGCAATTTCGCAGCATCTTCATTTCTCTTAAAAATCATTTCAAAAAACGCTCTCATCATTACTAACATTTTAAGGGTTATACATTAATTTATATCATAAAGGCGCACTCATCACGGTAAAAAGAATATATTCTTTTACTGGGCTAAGGTTCACGATGACTTTGCCATTTATTTATATTATGATACCGGGCTGAAAGTCCGGGATATTTTGTTTTTTTGAATCAATAAATGATTCCTGGTTATTGTGATACCAGTCAGATACGGGTGCAAAACTGCTATGAAAAACTAATGGGGGTTAGTTGATCAGGGGCCCGTATCTTTTACGGCATCGTAGAAAAAAAAGGGATTCATATTTACATATGAATTTGAATCAGTGGAAAAACTGAAAATCCACAGAAAACCTTTTTTCTCATCCTTAGTGTTTTTTTATTTTTTTTCTCCATAATTTACATGCCAATATTATGCCAAAGTTCAGATTATGCGATTGACACTTTGTTTCACGGGATTGATGAGATCAGTATTGAAGCGTGTTTTCTTCTGTTATTTCCTTAAACATAGAAAAATTTTCTATTACTTAGGTGTTATTAATGACAACAAAGAAAATATTACGGAGAAATTGTTTTTCATATTTATAATATGATGGGAAAAGTTTAGCATGAAGCTTGTGTCCTTAAAGATAGAACTAATGATTAGAATACTGTTTTCAACTTATTTTTAATTTATTTGAATAAAATGAGTTTTATGAAATTGGTGTTATTCGTGAAATTATTAGTGTCATTTGTGTTTAATCATAACCACAAATAGCACTAATATTTTTACACAAATTTCACAAATAGTATCATACGAATCAAGCTATTAAAAGATTTGCATGATCATCTGTGCACATCTGCAAAATCAGTGGGGAAAAATATTTAAATTGATGATTTATCAACAGTGTTTAAAAAGAAAACCGTCTTTACAGACGGTTTCATATTTACCAGTTTTTGTCAATCATATAG belongs to Chryseobacterium gleum and includes:
- the chrI gene encoding chryseobasin maturation helper ChrI, encoding MTTLVLIITSVLTALIGGLFYAYSCSVVLGLGKLSDPEYLKAMQNINREILNPVFFMSFMGTVVLLPVSMFLFRGQQSVFIFLLLATLAYLIGVFGVTVAGNVPMNDALDKFDIKGSNTEAIRQMRENFENRWNFLNNIRTVFSVISIIFVVCACVWNKEV
- a CDS encoding chryseobasin maturation metalloprotease ChrP; amino-acid sequence: MKFEKKSLKFLEKYLNTSSPTGYEHKGQEVWMDYIRPYVDKIEIDHYGTCYGIINPEAEFKVVIEAHADEISWYVNYITDDGLIYVIRNGGSDQTIAPSKVVHIHGENGIVKGVFGWPAIHTRTNQNEPTPKIENIFIDCGATSKKEVEEMGIYVGCMITYPDEFFEMNDRYFVCRALDNRIGGFMIAEVARLLKENKKSIPFGLYITNSVQEEVGLYGADMIADTIKPNIAIVTDVTHDTTTPMIEKKKEGDQKCGAGPVVFFAPSVHHTIRELIIDTAKAKKIPFQRAAASRATGTDTDAFAHSNGGVPSALISLPLRYMHTTVEMVSKEDVANVIKLIYETVLKIKPEMKLKYH
- the chrA gene encoding MNIO class RiPP chryseobasin precursor ChrA, with protein sequence MKIPAILMASLLAVGVSAQTTRPAAKTKKPVKKVKKAAASDTAEKKKPGTPKPVVKKDTLVLHGYGCPACGMG
- the chrH gene encoding MNIO family chryseobactin maturase, which gives rise to MLGVSMMAEADFVSAILPLLQNNSIDVLEWSFDTLYHPNEPDWLRDLLNFYAENGRLIGHGVYYSLFDARWTERQDEWLKKLKEEVRLRNYNHITEHFGFMNTENFHQGVPLPVSLHPKTLQIGKDRLCRLQEAVDIPVGIENLAFSFSVDDVKEQGVFLDQLTEDTNGFLILDLHNIYCQSCNFGVEMKEIVDLYPLNKVKEIHLSGGSWQESAYGKKQVRRDTHDDVIPQDILSVLPSVMEQCQNLEYIIIERLGHTVKTEEEKVSFLNDFNTVRKIIEISDLKLAERNWMKKEMILPEKPLEDRVLYEEQSELTKLLFENADAAVIKNHDFHYFKTENWDSEMILTAQNIIKKWNPY
- the rpe gene encoding ribulose-phosphate 3-epimerase translates to MKTKLIAPSLLSADFGNLQREIEMLNNSQADWFHVDVMDGRFVPNISFGFPVMKTVQQHAKKFVDVHLMIVEPEKYVDEFINLGADLVSVHYEACTHLHRTIHHIQNKGAKAGVVLNPSTPVLMLEDIIADVDLVLLMSVNPGFGGQKFIENTYKKIAETKDLILSNNSTALIEVDGGVNLDNASKLFEAGADVLVAGNAVFSAESPERTIELLKI
- a CDS encoding alpha-L-fucosidase, which gives rise to MKSSLIKAVFLGLILSAGTIGAQEQAAGNSKKMEWFKNAKLGIFIHWGIYSVNGISESWSFFNNYINHENYMKQLNGFSASKYQPEQWVNLIRESGAKYAVITTKHHDGVSLWNSKAEKATTIPQNSLAQKDVLSPFVSALKKSGLKTGLYFSLPDWSHPYYDINTRTKKRYELKNDPARWQRFISYYQSQLNELSSQYSPDLLWFDGDWEHTSEEWQASQTLDLLRKHNPNIIINSRLNNHGDYDTPEQGVPVVPPQNPYWELCYTMNDSWGYQPFDKSYKTPNMIVRTLADVISMGGNLLLDIGPRSDGSIPEEQVEILKNLGRWTSKNQHAIYETTRGIPFENYKGKSSLSVSKKSLFLYLEEAKNFTKIYGLVTKPLSVKIIGEPSAVVKTDYNTEKTLTLNFSDVKFDKDVTVAELTFDTSPVFLNDFKKKEHPLAEILENKNTKEAVYDLANALHNGNNLITNAGLTNDGLDMKIKKTPATNPETLQWISKHAEVLFETGKGLPEGHFPGMSALSKDKQTLYLFVEGIPTGPIALKGIKNNIARIRIAGEGSMLTHTIYNKLYWSDRPGIIYIDIPKERLDKQMTVIAVLLDKPLELYRENVGAIENNL